The genome window CAATCCAAATTGGAACAACTTTAAGCATTAATTCGAATGTTTCGAACCGACCACGAAATATAATCGTCTAGAAACTGATGGCATTGATTTAGAAGCAGAAAGTTTTACTATTATGCTGCTGGAATCTTTACGAAACTCCTGCAGTATAAGAAGATCTGGGGTCCTCAGAAAAGCGAATGCATGGTAGAATGGGAAACTCGGAGAACAAAGACCCAAAGTGAAGTAGCTTGAAAGAAAAAACTGATAGTCGAATAAAAATAAGAGccgaaaaattactttataaaaccATGGTAATCAAGGCTAAGTGGGAGGCCTTTAAATTGTGGATTAGTACACTTGAAGGTCCTTAAGACATATCCAGGCTTTTAAATGGACGAGCAACAAACAATCTTGCTTGGATTTTGGGTGTCCTGAGCGAAAAACCAGAgtcaaaacgaaaaaaaaaaaaatatctttaaaataaagtgcAGTAaccaatattgaatatatggGACACTGGTCCCCTGAGTGGAAAAGAGttaaattaaatctatcaatttatacgtacattattttttagttttatattaactggataaaaatcaagaatgtattcttcttttctattCTTCTCCTGGAGATATTGAAACATAATACTCGGATAACAGAACCAAGAGTGGCATATAAAAATTGTCCTCTACAATAACAATTTATACCATATAATTTGCAGAAATTGATAGAAGGGAGACATAATCTTTGTCTAAAAGTTCAAATGACTCCGTTGTTATcgaataaatattagaaatattagaTCTACTGAGAATAAAAGGTTAAGCTAgattaaatatagttaattatcgccttcaaaaataatttttttgaaatattttcccataAGTATTCATTCAATATTCCAAACTCCGTTCGAAATATTATTGGCCGATTACTGTgctatttaaagaataataataacaactttggaaaatatagaaatatgggTTTCATTGCAACAACGATACTTAAAGACAAGGTATGTCAGTCATCCTTTTTTCAACCACGCCACACAGATTTGACAAAAGGAAGATAAATGAGCTGAGTGTGGCATAGCATATTGCCATTTGACACTCATGACACAACATAGGctatataatgttttatatttatgcttattacgtcataatttttttcaatcttttgtcATGAAAACAATGCCCCTGATATACTTTGCCTCAAAGAATCTTGATTACAATCAGATCCTACCAAATGCTACGATTTCATTGACTTGAAATTAAAATGcgattatttcttattaaaaggaACAATAttacaaagtttaattaaagaTTAAGGACTTTCCCAAATATTGAACCAGTCTAGGGTATATAGTTTTCTTCTTATCCTAACTAGTTTTTCTGTCCTTAACAGATAGAAAATTGAAGTAGCCCAATCTAAGTTCGCATCTGGGTTGGTGTGTAGAATTGTTGGATTGGTGACCAACTCCCCCCTAAAGTGTTGATCTCATAGCAAGAACAACGCAAAACTTATTAGTGTGACAGTAATTATCATAGATCTTAcggataaaaattatgattaattacaGAAAAATGGTAATCTTATTTTCCGTTATGGCCACATAACAGCTCGTCACTAAGGTAaaggaatgtaaaaaaaagtcatttttacaataacatcgacatgtaaatattatcaaatgtaagtttactgtatttttttcctcgtagatgaaaattgattttaaatattacagaaaatataaataacggATAGTGAAAGATCGCATTTTCTGACTGGAAAATCaaaaacttgaaattaaaattaatttttctagttgTTTGGAGTGGTGTTATCAAATTTTAGAAAGtagtattaaaaacaatatctaGATCAAGAGTGTTATTTTGtaagatcaaaataatatcaatttattaaattcataaacaagaaagagtaaaatttatacatttttgtgttaaaagACCCTTGTTTAATTGAATATCAGGATGtccttgaaaataataatgactaaaaGGTggaataaaatcacaaaaaaaaaatccagcaagGATCTTATAACAATTACTGTCTAATTTCTACTTTCTAAACTCAAATTCCCattgttgaatttttatgtCTACATTGTCTGTTTTTACTATGCATAGCTTCATGAGTAAGTTAGATCCTGCATTAAAAGTGTCAGCTGTTAAACAAAGCCCAGATTTTTGATGTATTAACTGttttttatctgtatatatCCAAGTTGGATCtagattattattttcagtACAAGCATTCATTACGAACTCTTGTAAATTAGAGACATCTCCACACATAAACTCGTTCCTTAATTGATGGTTActtgaatatacaaaatactgAGTTGACCCTAAAATACTATGACAGGGATATTGACCCATAACATAACTTTCACGATTATGACCACTATCTCTTTGTAAATGATCAAGACAAATATCATTCCACATTACATTTCGAATACGCCCCCAATATATTCCTTCATCTgccattttaaattttcctgGAATTACAGATTCCAAATAccatttaaaacttttacaatctaatctttttttaatttcatgtcTATCACGAAGATCTTTGGCGATTATTTTCGCCTTTTCTCTCAAATCTGTtctatagagataaaaaaatcctttgtaatCATCCATCCAAACTTCAGCCATCCGTACAGTATTGATACCGTGAGAGTCTTTGGGTATAAAATATGGATGAAATGATCTAAAAATATGCCCAACATGAGAACAAGGTATGGTCTCTATACGACCATGACATCTCCACAAACGAAACGAAAGTTCTAAATTTTCTCCACCCCACCCAATCATTCCATTGTCATATCCACCTATGTGCCAAAAAAACTTTCTATTTATAGCAAACAATCCACCTGCCATAGTCGGCGTTGGCACAGGATCAGTAAAAGATTCTCGTTTACCAGTATATGATGTCCAACTGAAATGACCGGACCAAGTGAAAGTACCAACATTGATATAATTACCGTTAGATACGCCATGATAAGATAGGGTTCTATCTGATATTGAATCAATTTGAGGAATAACCACTGTATGATTATTTTCACTAATTCTTTGTAGTAGAGGCTGTATCCACCCCTTCGTAACTTCGCAATGAGAatctatcaacaaaaaaaaaagttttacaaaaaactttaaaataactttaatattttatatataattgaagaaaaatataaatgaaagacaagctataaaatttttattaaaatgttaacCATAAAACAATTTAAGGAAGTCTTTCTTCGTTACATATATCTGAGGGGAAACGTAGAACTttgaaacatattaatatacagGGATGTCgagttatttcataattaattttatattatataacaaaaaaaaatgaaaaaaatagtgacttttaaaaaaaatattgatattgtagTGACCACAcattgtaacaatttttttgcttgtaggttgatacttatatgtattaatgttatttaagccatagaataaaaatgacaattaaaaccTTTAAAAGACATAAGTTAGGCATGAAAagcctttttcaaaaaaataaagtttttagaatatataattacgATTCAGAGCTATATTTTGACgtaaaataaccaaatatatGAGAATGAAAGTTAATGacaattgataaatacatagcaaaatttaaaaaattaattatttatcacgttattttaattactattttatcttaaattatacaaaaaaaaaaagtgttctcCCACGTAAACAAGTTTAGTTTATACCAGACATGTCAAACTCACTTTGGTTTGAGTACCAAATCCAGTTTAATCTTAGTCTTATACCAAGTGGGTCGGCCAGtaaaatcatagaaaaattaCATCAAACTAACAATAagtctttttatcttttttactttcacttattttaactttttattctttctaGTAGTCACCAATTATTAgtgtaaaaaagaataaatcatttataaaaatctttattttatgaattttacttttattaaaacacTATGAACAACCGATCAActcaaaaaaaatgatgtacaaTTTTTACAACACTTTCACTcggttaaatatttatttgagtgCGTTATACATAACTGATAACAGTTGTAGTAAAAACTTTGTGGAACTGTAAAGCTCCGTTTTTCAACATCTGGAAAGCACTTTGAATAACTGAATGACTTCCCCAGCAAAAAAAATCTCAGTTCTCCCTGCAAGCTATTATATATTTCACTATGCTTTGCAAAGTTGTGCCCTTAGCGGGTTTGCAGTCCCAGTGGTTCAAGCGGTTCCAAGCTCTTGAAATgctagaaccggaaccgacaaagtcgaagcAAAGCCACAATATATTGCTAATCGATCTCAGTTCTTGTCATTATATTcctatatataaagaaaatacaatatatattataaaaaataaattaacttaaatcaataagtcaattttctgaggtttttttttttttttttttttggagcaattgcaacgttttccaatgattttttttacatcgcCAGGGTAATACATTTGTATCTGAGTTctaaatagctaagggcttcttatggatctgtaaAATTGGTTTTAGGTACCAGACggtgaaaataaaagatggaaggGATAGGGTAGATTAAGGATCCAGATCCGCTACTGACCTTGTCGGGACCCTATAATATGATACCTAAACTTTTTTGAAGCAGGGTTTCCCAATCACATCTTTCACCACCTTTTCATCCACAATTCAAATCCAATTGGTTTTAGAATAATCAGGCTACcaactgatattattattttacacgcaactgtaaaaagtttttatttctttctctaattatcatatttgaaaaaagggtAGATGATCAATACATAGAAAGGATATTGCCGATAATAAAAACTTagaggttatttaaaaaaatgaaaacatccCTGGAGAATAAagtgtcaatttttttgtaggcCTTTCTGActcttaagtttttttaaactaaaatctTTCCAACATTTTTTGGTTACTAACAGCCTTTGTACAAAAGAGgttgatttataattatgcATTCTTTCATTTTCAACTTCAAAGTAACTTTCATTTATTAGtctcaaacaaaatatattttttgtcaaatcacTAAATGAGCCTCATTTCAAAGACCTATgtttatacaaacaaattaactGAATGatatttatctgtttttttataaacatttaatatttttcagtaCAACTCAAATCTCTTCATTTAATGGCACTTTTGGAATAAAACCTGTATTTGAGAGATTACTTCTTAAATCTGTAGGTCTCATTTTTTAAGCTAagatctttaaattttaaacagtttttgtatataataaacttttacaGAACCCCGAAAAGTACACCATAAACTTATACTTAAACTGAATTTATAGAAGCCCTAATTcaagtaaaattaaatcttattatttatattaaatgacaAAGTTAATTTGTTTTGGACATAATCCCTATACAATGTTAACAGACAAagtttttctacttttattatattagagACTACATCAGCCACCCCCTTGAGTAgcaaatttgattttctaagCTTTTTGTTTGGGACTCCATTCCGATTAATTGTAGTCTCCGTACATCGTTATGAAATTAACTGAAATTTGTAAAAGAACACATTTCTTTGACTACACTATAATAACTGTAAATTTTCGCACAAAGTGGAAGGCCATGTCTAgagtttttaagaaaatatgacaTTCTGGCTtctaaaaagaatttaaaattaaagtgatAATCCTGAAAGTTTGAAAATGTTTGATAAAGAGCAATTTAGctgtcataatgttttattacatTTGATACAAGTAGTTATGACTTGGGAGGAAGAAAATCATCACAAATCCCCCTGCTTATCCAATTATtgcataaaaatgaattacttcgatgtccatcctcaatttGACAGTAAGTAAGTCTAACATGGAATTAAACTTGGTTGCTGCATCTATCATTCGTGTACAAATGATACGTATACAGACAATTTATTTCGAAGaacgttatattttataatctttaagcCTCAACAACTtcccctttcaaaataaagttgtattgtgattaaaaatatattttgttagtaagatggaaaatattgagaaaaCAATACAACAATCATTCCTCAACTGTCATGTTAtggtcaaaaatcctttgtcctactctctcttctttttcttctctaaaccttataatctcattttttaaaaaggttgcAAAGATACACACCAACATGTGGCGgaaataattcttagaattttacgttcttttttagtcaaaaatttaaaaaatcttcaaaatccattcattggtttgACTATGATTCCTGGACACGGACACCCACATCAGACATAATTAACTAGAGTTATGTAGCACGCAGAAGAAGTTGTCTTGGGAACTGCCGATAAACCTTTAATAATGGGGAATTTGATCTACCTCTGAGAACCAAATTGCATTACTCAATTGCAtgttatatcttaatatttttctcatcaGGAAGAACGGCcacttagatttttttttcttttcttcttctctaatgttcctttaattggttagatggagttgcactgattaagtataagttaacattatagTACAACTATTACTCCATCGAACCtaggtgaaatccatatacatttagtatatttctttctctaggaatcaccggggtgcgaacgtacacacatcaagtttaAGAGAATAACTCTCGAGCGTGCTGTCTATGAGCTGTGGCGATTCCATTTTTATTCCAAGTTACTCAATGCCTCTTTAATCAGAAATTCTTCCTTTTCTGTTTGAATACTTTCCAAAACAGACAAAATGCTTGGAATTTGCAAAGTCTTGGTACAAACGATGTGTAGGTACAATGGAACCGCAGAGAAAAGTATTTAAGCTACgattttcttcaataatgatTCCTCTTTCCAACACCGGGAGTCCATTTTCATCCTCACAAAATGGGAGAATATCTATAGTTTTGTGTCTAATTTGAATAACTTGAAATCTGCAGGGTAGAGAATTGTTCCCTTGAGAAAGGAAGAAAGAGAAAACGGGATTTTCACCCATACCATTTTTGAATCACTAAGTGAATCTAAATAAAATTGGAAACTACGAACAGAAATAGTAATCAGATTGATGAATTACCTTTCAATATGGAGCTGACAGTTTCAAACGGAAGGATTTTTTTCCGCCACTAAAAAAGCTTCACTagacaattataatatttatttctccttcTCGAGGCAACCTCCGGCTCTCTAAGCCATCATCATCTACGGTCCTCAATTAGCCGTAGGTGTGGATGGTTGAAAAAGCCAGAGCGGAAAGATAGCTGGGTAAGTTAGGGTAAGAAAGGAACGTCTTCTTCTTTTAACCAGGGCTTTTTCACTTTCCAATCATggatttcctttttctttctgCTGGCATTCGAATCATTTTACTTATGAGTAAAATCATTTGGCCGAAAATGAAATGTCATACGACTTTGACTTTTTGCTTTAATCTTCTTGATAATAATAGTTTTGCCGAACTTGTTTGATGGGATGATTCCACTTTGTTTTcagcatttttaaaacaagtagTAAAGATGCACTGATgcattaataacaataatacagGAGAAAATATATGTCTGCGTACGTAAACAATTTAGTGAACCCACATATGGGCATTCAGTGTTAAAATGGACCAAGCccaggaagaaaaatatttatagataatgaCATTTGGCGTTGAGGCttattaaactaaattaaatcatttatatttatattcattttattatcttCATTTATACATAGCAATGTTTACCCACatattggtaaatattttaattgtgatGTTGTTCTTTTTTACAAGCACAACATGAAAGAGCAATCAACTTGGTTATTTTTACTCTAAAATCTTTTTCCctgaatctatttttttatctcattgcAGTTAAAGAATTTGTACATTAGGTATTAATTCCAgtcctttattattatatttaatgcttCATGGTTACTAAAtaggtaataatttttttattaagacgatataaatattaataaaagggaatacaaaaatcataatacattaaaaacataaGCATAACATATCTCATCGTCTCCAATGAGCTCATTGCAATATTTACTTGGAACAGTTTTTCCCGATCATTTTGAACTGGGAGATTCTTTAAGAACTGTTTGTTAACAGTATGTATTAATGTCATAAGCGATTTCAAATCTGTATACTTTTCTTGTGTAACAGGTCTTATCGCTTTATAAGgagaatcttctttttttaaattaaagattgcAGCTGTTTGccgattcttttttttaatattaatttttctgaattCAGATACCAATTCTGCAAAaggttgtttgaaaaaaaaagagaacggTTGTATTCTGTTCTTAGCTAACAAAAGGGAGGCAATTGCTAGGTTTTTTTCGCCTTGAAATGGCTTCTTTTCCAAGAAATTCATTGAAAGGAATTTTACAGGATTAAggcaataaatattatcattcttgTAACAAATTCACTTAAATAATCTCAAAATAACAGCTAATCCAGctgtaatgaatatatatgggtttttttaaatatttcctgCTAGATGTAGGACTacactaaagctttaaaacaaattggCAAAACACAGTAGCTAGCTAGATTCCTGGCTGTACTTGTTGTGTCCTTGCCTAATGTTCTAGTCTGgttgatattttatgtattacgcTTTTATGTGTTTTAATATCATGACCATGAACAATCTCAGTTTGTGAGTAAACTCCGGTGAATACACAActctattatattaaattggTTCTCGTTATTACCTTCCCTGTGTTGTACTGTTTCTATCCTTTCCCCTCAGGACTTATGCAACTTCTTCTTCCTTCCCCAGAattcaccttgttaattcagttaaaagggtgaattcatggagattgcatagttatttatagattaatattCAAGTAAACTCATTGCTACTCCCACACacaaaaatcaatgattttatttgtaaaatattgatatcgtaTTCTTCGTTTTGctacttggtttatagctttggaaTACTATAAAGAGATTTTATCCCTATTTGGACCAGTGTCATTTCAGAAGTTAGAAAACAAAATCATTCGTAGATCTCATAGTCTtatagtcttatttttatttacctttgCAAACATGCTCAATAGACACTATactaaaattaagaatataatgtGGTGCAATAATATAGCTTCAAGTACAAcatagaacaaaaatcaaaagacGCTTTACATATCCAAATTCAACTGAAAgggcaaatgaaaaaaaatactgttacaTATAGGGCtaaggaaagaggagacaaagcgttttaaataataatggaacaAAAAACATGTTCATTCACACACCCCTGACCAAAAAAACGACATGCAAAGGGACTTTTGTAGAATACAAGGAGAAAAACGCTATAATTTTTcccaacaaaaattaaattccatcaATGATGCGagttaaaagattttaaaaaaattacagaaaacaatttttaaccgAAGAGAATTCTAggcgatatattttttttcttcaatgataTGTTTGTCGCTTGTATCTGTTATGTAACGTCAGACTACACCAAGGTTAAcagaaatacaaggtaataCCATAaggcgtgtacgactgatgtttgacttcctccacgctttttaatatttacgtcAAAGGGTATTAGTGGCTGCGTgtgttgtcaaaatctgtttttcttgcccagcagtcggtacgatacattaaattgaaaattctaccaatagtgacgtcatagagtatgagttcttgcgtgttttgtcaaaatctgtgtgTCTTgaccagcagtcggtacgatacatcaattgaaaattctagcaagcccgattacatgatggtctaaccttttatttctatgaaactTGGACTACCTTAATAGCAcacacaaaattaatattgaattaaatagcCTGTATttccaatatatacatatttcaatcaaaagtaaaagtgtttggacaaaaaaagagattcattaggaaaattaaataaaacagaatataaaaacaataagtcCACAAAGTATACTATATTATGTAGAAAGTATTTCTCTACTCgacataaaacatataaatttcaatatctaGATTGGGGTTATGTTCTTAAGGGTAAGTATTAAGCacctcaaatatttaaaaaaagctataaaatacGGTCACAATGGTTAACGTATTCAAAATAAATCGATTAGTTAAGAGCTGTTAATTGGTTGAAACAACTGGGACAAGTAGTCGATCAttaacccccccaaaaaaaaaaacagaaaaaaaactcaatcaatggattggttaaaaaaaaaaaatacaaggaatACAAAGATGTTTGGAGGGATGGAGATTACATTGTAGAAATAGTTGTATATCCAGCTAAAATTCCACAGCTAATTGCTTTTCAGGGATGCCTTGTTAGGCTCAAATTTAGGGGATCCAGTCTGCAATGTCAGAATGGTTTTAATTAAGGTCACACAAAACATGACTGTAGTAATAGTAGAGTTAAGTTTCATGAATATGAAGCAAACAATTGCAAGAAATAGGTGTACTAAGGCACCTGGAGGTATCCAGGGTGTCGAAGATGGATACATTGGTAGGGATATGTAAGGTGACACAGTAACGGAGATTGCGCATGGAGGTGTGAAGTTCAAAGGAGCTTAGAAGCGAAAGttgaaatgaaggaagaagataAAATTGAAAGCGTAACGATGTACTTATTAATGGTGGAAGAAATGGATCTGGCAAGGGACAATCCTAGTGAAATCAATGGTGAAAATGATTAAGTCCCTCTGAGATGGTCAATTGTGAAGACAATACTGAGAAAACTAATACTCAATATGGCGTCTATCccgaatttatatataaaagtacagAAGAAACGCTCGAGGTTGAAGGGTTTCAGATTTTTCCATGTACGAACAATGAATGCAGCGATGGGGATAATATAAACTTCACCGGAAAAAGATCAGGTGAAGATAATACTGTGGATGCTTCAATTTGTAGCAACATTCCTTTTAATACTATCGGCAAGGGATAAGGTGATACACGAGTTGCAATACAACTTCGTAAACCTTCAAAGCCTCCTGTAAATCCTAATCTTATTCTATTAGCACGGACAAGGTTTTGATTTGTCTCAAAAGAGCTTCTCCAAGTTCAGGCTTATCTACGCAAAGAGATCAAAAGCCTAATaaaattacgaaaaattaatttcgcaAATTTTAATCGTTTATCATATTGATGTTGTTTAAAACGCAgacaaaaattgaagatttttttattcaatcgaTCTCTAGGAGTCAGGAATTAGTGTGGGAGTtggtaaagttattttattaaacacaaGAGGAGGAAAAACCCGTATTTCCCGTGACGCCGtaatgaaaagtttattttgtgaTACACCTGAAATTATATGCCTTTAAAGATGTTAAAGCTCCTACATCAGCATCTTGTACTTTGAGATGTTCTATTTGTATTCCTCATtattatctttacttttttactGTATTGATGTTTGGATGGGGGAATACtttctctaatttaaaaatgaatcgaAGAACCCAAATGTGTTAAAGAATTATCAAGTGTTGTGActggaataaaatttttattccaacaaAAAGTGGtggtttttatgtaattaacaCATATGGACCTACTGTGAAATGTCCCACCTTCGTTCAAtctattataaatgtatgtaagaATGACTTTTATCCTATATTGATCATTGGAGATTTAAATGTTGACTTATACAATACAAATTCTCGGTACCCCAATCAAAAAGctttatttaaacttataatcGAACTGAGTTTCAATGACATAATTAGAATTTTGAGGCCAGAAGACATTGTGTCCTGGAGAATTGACCAGAAGACTTCCCTAATCGATTTGCCCCATGACTCTTCATCTCTTTTATCCAAaactaaaaacactttttaccgGCCTTGTCCTGATTCAGATCATaagcttattaaaattattttccaatgttATGGACTTAAAAGACGCTTTCAGTCTCCCAAGCGATGATGGTGTTGTTCCTTATCTGTTTGAGATAGGGAAGTCCATGGAAATATATCCACATCCTCGGAAGTCGTAGACGAAAGGCAGGATACCCTTGGTTTCCCAGAAAGGTTCGCCTACGGATGCCAGTAACTGGATACCAATTACTGCTCTTAATGAAAGGTATAGAATCCTGTCTGGTATTCTACACCGAAATGGAGCCAATTTTAAGTTATAAGCTCGGTCTGGAACAGAAATAATTCCTGACGGGGAAGAGGATTTCAGACatatcaagaaatattcaaactGGAATTGAGAGTATAGAAAATAAGGCGAGCTTTGTTGCAATAATTCCAATTGTCTGTTGATTTTTTAACCCAATTAAAGCTCTTCTGTTCAATGGTACGTCGACAAATGCATTAAATGATTTGGAAAGTGATCCaatagttttaaagaaaagttgtcGCTAGTATTGTCCTTCAGCTACACAACTTTTCACTGCAGGGATTAAAGATCTTGGGGATACCATTATAAATGAGTAAATGGGATCCCTTTGAAGGACTTAAAATAGCTGATTGCTCTATCAAAACAAGTATCGATATTTTAGGAATGAAGCAGGAATGTAAGGGCGCCTTCTATGCAAACCAGActgacctaaaaaaaaaatccattaacaAATGGAAGAAATTTAATCTACAAAAAAGAATTGACCTCTTTAATTACCAAATTCTTCCTGTGACTCTTTATAAGGCAACATCGATTCCATGGTTAGCCAAAAGGGTAATTGACGAAGAAAATTGCTGGCTCAAGAAAGCTTTTTCATCGAAACTAcattgattcaataaaaaactcaaaagtaatTTAGGAAGAGGTTTTTCTTTACTCTCtagaattattcagaaaatttatcaaaagattATAATTGACCTTTCAAGAAACTCAGAGTCTGAGTTGTGCACATTTATTTCGTCCCATCTTgcccacatttttttaatgctagGAACTGATTTTAGTAATAACAA of Lepeophtheirus salmonis chromosome 12, UVic_Lsal_1.4, whole genome shotgun sequence contains these proteins:
- the LOC121126717 gene encoding probable N-acetylgalactosaminyltransferase 9 encodes the protein YIEDSHCEVTKGWIQPLLQRISENNHTVVIPQIDSISDRTLSYHGVSNGNYINVGTFTWSGHFSWTSYTGKRESFTDPVPTPTMAGGLFAINRKFFWHIGGYDNGMIGWGGENLELSFRLWRCHGRIETIPCSHVGHIFRSFHPYFIPKDSHGINTVRMAEVWMDDYKGFFYLYRTDLREKAKIIAKDLRDRHEIKKRLDCKSFKWYLESVIPGKFKMADEGIYWGRIRNVMWNDICLDHLQRDSGHNRESYVMGQYPCHSILGSTQYFVYSSNHQLRNEFMCGDVSNLQEFVMNACTENNNLDPTWIYTDKKQLIHQKSGLCLTADTFNAGSNLLMKLCIVKTDNVDIKIQQWEFEFRK